The sequence AAGCCGTAGAGGCATGAAACCTCCCTCAGGCGATGCACCGCGACCAGGTTTTTGATTCCGGATAGGTCGATCCCAGCCTCAGGGTCTGCCCAAGCATCTCGCGGGAGGGTCTGTGCGTAGAGCTTTGCGGTCGGATGGTTCGCGCCGATCTCAGAACGGCCGCTGGCAAACGTATCGAACTCGGACAGCTTTGGCGAACGCGTGGCGTCTGTTTTTGCGCCCTCACGAATGCGCTGCAGCCTATCGAAAATGTCGCCGTCCGAATAAGGACCGAGCGACGCCGATACCTTTGGATTGAATTTCTTGGCTTGAGCAACATCCTGGACTGTTTGCACGCCAGCGAGATCGCCCGATAGCTCATCGACGAGCTGGCTGAGTTCGTCTTCCTCGGTAGGAAGCGAAATCACGGTGTGAACCTGCGGGAAGTAGGTATTCGTCGCGGTTCGCGTCAGGAGCTTGAGATTGTCCCCGCATCCTTCAGGGTCCCGGTCGAGCAGCCACGGGCGCTCGCCGCGGCATTTGCCGAGACGCCCTGGCTGGAAGGTGTCCTGAAGGGACAATCGACGGCCGCATCCACACACGATGCTGGTGTCGGCGGGGTCCGCGCTGGTTCCCTTTTCCTCCACCCACATCGGCTCGTGGCATGCCCCCGAACCGTGGACGACCCAGCGCCAGTCGATGTCTTGGAGATGCCCCTTGTCGCATGCGCACACGAAACGGATCGGCGTCACGTCGCTCTTCCGCCCGTCATCGTATTGGAACCTTCGACGGCCCTTACTGTCGAGGTCCTGCCAACGCACCAACCGCCGACGCCGCGTCGTTTTGGCGCCCGAGGTGTTGGTTTCCACCTGCTCGCAGATGAACCATGTCGGGAAGATCGGCGCAGCGACACCACGGGGCACGCCGTCCCTTGAATCAACCGATGTCGGCGGTGTTCTCAAGGTCAGACTGGCTGCCGGATCAAGGCGCCCTTGCTCCTTCAGAATCTGCTCAAGACGCATCGTTAAACGCGGCTCGGGAAGGGTCGTGAAGGCGTTGCCCTTCATGTCCCATTGTTCGAGTCCGCCGACCACGACGGATCGAGTTGGCAGATCGATCATCGCCCCCGGACCGAAGGTCGAAATCAACTGGCTTAGGCGCTGCGCATTCTTGGTCATGCGAGATCATCCGCGTTCGCGATCGTGTTTCCGTGGGGATCCCTGACCTTCAGGGTGACGTTGGGTTCCACGTCGCGCATGGAACGGCCCGCCACAAAGCGGCGGTGGGGTTCCGCCAAGTTGCCGATCTCGGGTTCGAGCGGCATGTGCAGTAGCCGATGCGGACTCTTTTTCTTGGCGTAGGCAAACGCATTGCCGCCCGCCGTCTGCTCATCGGAAGTTTCAATCCAGGCGTCCAAGATGTCGTCGATCAGCTTTGATAGAGCCGCGCGACCGCCAGCAATCATCTGTTCCGGCGCGCGATCGACGATCGAGTCTCGGACCAAGCTGCGGATCCCGACATTGTTCTTCAGTTCATTGACGGCAACATCCGGGGTGAGCGCGCCATCTACGTGACGCGCCGCAGCGACCACGACCGCAGCCAAGGCTCGATCCAGAGCCCGGGCCGCCCAAGGTGTGACGCTCGTCGCTTCAACAGCGCGA is a genomic window of Methylocystis sp. MJC1 containing:
- the drmB gene encoding DUF1998 domain-containing protein gives rise to the protein MTKNAQRLSQLISTFGPGAMIDLPTRSVVVGGLEQWDMKGNAFTTLPEPRLTMRLEQILKEQGRLDPAASLTLRTPPTSVDSRDGVPRGVAAPIFPTWFICEQVETNTSGAKTTRRRRLVRWQDLDSKGRRRFQYDDGRKSDVTPIRFVCACDKGHLQDIDWRWVVHGSGACHEPMWVEEKGTSADPADTSIVCGCGRRLSLQDTFQPGRLGKCRGERPWLLDRDPEGCGDNLKLLTRTATNTYFPQVHTVISLPTEEDELSQLVDELSGDLAGVQTVQDVAQAKKFNPKVSASLGPYSDGDIFDRLQRIREGAKTDATRSPKLSEFDTFASGRSEIGANHPTAKLYAQTLPRDAWADPEAGIDLSGIKNLVAVHRLREVSCLYGFTRFEAAPTGSDGDIEDIQLSVRGAPISRDADWLPAIEQFGEGIFIHFDAAAIAAWLQKEATAVRNQKLLAGYRHWQKRFAGKAPAYPGTAYVLLHSISHALMAEIALDCGYPASSLKERVYALSSMRVSGDVDRCGILIYTASAGAQGTLGGLVATAPRFAYILKNALDRLRICSNDPVCADHEPDDRSGDRATHGAACHGCLLIAETSCEMRNLFLDRSLLVPTMADDLSCFFT